The genomic region ATCCGCAACCGCACTTCGGAGCATATCGACATGGAGACATTCACCGCCGATTTTACAAGAGAGCTGATCAACTCCGGCAGTATCCGTTTCGTGGCCAACAAGTTCGAACGTGAGGACGTGCGCGATGAACGCTGGGATCAGGATGAGTTCGCCTCGGCTGAAACCCGCAAGAAACTGCGCGAAGAACTGGGAGCGGATTACCTGCTGATGGGTTCGGTCAAGTCGATCACCGACCAGCTCGAGGGCAAGAAGACTGTTTTCTACCAGACCGATTTGCAGTTGATCAATGTCGAGTCAAACGAGATAGTCTGGACCCAGCAGAAAGAGATCAAGAAAGGTATTTCGCAGGGTCGAACGAGGTGGTAGATTAGATGCGGCGCAAGCAGATATACTTGCGGGCGCTCGTGGTTCTGATATCTGCTCTGTTTGCCTGCGGATGCAGTTCGCTTTCGACCCGGACCGGTTTTTACGAGCCGATTGTCGAAGACCTGCGTGCGGGTGAATACGATTCCGCAGTTGTCCAGATAGAACTCGCCCGTGAGAAAAACAAGTATGCCGAGAAAGACCGTTTCCTGTATTATTTCGATCTCGGTTTGGCGCATCACTATGCCGGCAACTATGAACTCAGCAATAAGTGGCTGAGCGAGGCCGAACACGCCGCCGAGGAGTTGTTTACCAAGAGCATCTCGCGTGCGGCGGCATCGCTTCTACTCAACGACAATATCCTCGAATATGCCGGCGAGGATTATGAAGTCCTCTATACAAATCTGTTTAAAGCACTCAATTATTTACAGCTGAATCGCTTTGACGATGCCTTCGTGGAGATCCGTCGCGCCAACCTGAAGCTGGAGCTTCTGGAGATGAAGTATGCCGAAGCGGCCGATCAGATCCGCGAGAAGATGCGAGCGGACAGCGGCGCTGTCGATTTCGATTACGATTTCGAGAAAGTGCGTTTCAATAACAGCGCTTTCGCTCGTTACCTGAGCATGCATCTGTATGCCGCCGATGGTCTCTATGACGATGCTGAGCTGGAT from Candidatus Zixiibacteriota bacterium harbors:
- the lpoB gene encoding penicillin-binding protein activator LpoB; its protein translation is MKKLMLFVLVAGLVFSCSSQREVTRLDPESTTDLSGKWNETDARLVAEAMIQDCLSRPWLTNFVADNGRKPVVTVGRIRNRTSEHIDMETFTADFTRELINSGSIRFVANKFEREDVRDERWDQDEFASAETRKKLREELGADYLLMGSVKSITDQLEGKKTVFYQTDLQLINVESNEIVWTQQKEIKKGISQGRTRW